In Acidobacteriota bacterium, one genomic interval encodes:
- a CDS encoding polysaccharide deacetylase family protein → MVNAFTVDVEEWFHVCGVDDRLPASSWETLESRVVPTTRAVLDDLAEFGHRATFFIVGWVAERHPTLVREIADAGHEIGLHGFWHRRLFELTPDTFRQDLRDNIAVLQAAGAGPIVSFRAPEWSLNERAPWALPIVVEEGIRLDASRAPVARVGSPSYPRRPYPIATMAGALLEVPPLVGRLAGQAVPLGWGWGLRKADPSDVVAAIAECNRLGDPAVLTVHPWEIDPQPPHVRLPAPLAFAHYYRLSGFRARLREVLATATFGPLCELPDAAAWLHG, encoded by the coding sequence ATGGTCAACGCCTTCACCGTCGACGTCGAGGAGTGGTTCCACGTCTGTGGCGTCGATGACCGCCTGCCCGCGTCGAGTTGGGAGACGCTCGAGAGCCGCGTCGTCCCCACGACGCGCGCGGTGCTCGACGACCTCGCGGAGTTCGGTCACCGCGCAACGTTCTTCATCGTCGGCTGGGTGGCGGAGCGGCATCCGACCCTCGTGCGCGAGATTGCTGATGCCGGCCATGAGATCGGCCTCCACGGCTTCTGGCACCGTCGCCTCTTCGAACTGACACCAGACACGTTCCGCCAGGACCTGCGCGACAACATCGCAGTCCTCCAGGCCGCAGGCGCCGGCCCCATCGTCTCGTTCCGCGCACCGGAATGGTCGCTCAACGAACGTGCGCCGTGGGCGCTGCCGATCGTCGTCGAGGAGGGCATTCGCCTCGATGCGAGCCGTGCGCCGGTGGCTCGCGTGGGATCGCCGTCGTACCCGCGTCGCCCGTATCCCATCGCCACGATGGCGGGGGCGTTGCTCGAAGTGCCGCCCCTGGTGGGGCGACTGGCGGGGCAGGCCGTGCCGCTCGGATGGGGATGGGGACTGCGCAAGGCCGATCCGTCGGATGTCGTCGCGGCCATCGCGGAGTGCAACCGTCTGGGCGATCCCGCCGTCCTTACCGTGCACCCATGGGAGATCGATCCCCAGCCGCCCCACGTCCGCCTGCCGGCGCCGCTCGCCTTCGCGCACTACTACCGTCTCTCCGGCTTCCGCGCGCGGCTTCGCGAGGTGCTGGCCACCGCGACGTTCGGACCGTTGTGCGAACTGCCAGACGCCGCGGCATGGCTCCACGGCTGA
- a CDS encoding acyl carrier protein, producing the protein MTDLRSDIKVAIVRALKLPIAPETIDSAAPLFGAGLGLDSIDALELVLEIERSFGVVIGDEETGGKVLQSVDAIAEYIEAQRAAGA; encoded by the coding sequence ATGACTGATCTCCGCTCCGACATCAAGGTCGCGATCGTGCGCGCCCTCAAGCTGCCCATCGCACCAGAGACGATCGACAGCGCCGCCCCCCTCTTCGGAGCGGGCCTCGGCCTCGACTCCATCGACGCGCTCGAACTCGTGCTCGAGATCGAACGCTCGTTCGGCGTCGTGATCGGCGACGAAGAGACAGGCGGCAAGGTGCTGCAGTCTGTCGACGCCATCGCCGAGTACATCGAAGCCCAGCGCGCCGCCGGAGCCTGA
- the fabG gene encoding 3-oxoacyl-ACP reductase FabG gives MSFASLALTGRVALVTGGTRGIGRSIVDILVGRGAAVAFTYRQRADLAHEIVASIEAAGGKAWAGPCDVADEAQVQAMVADAAAALGPIDILVNNAGVTRDGYLMMMDREKWESVLRPNLDGAFYCTRAVVRGMLVRRWGRVVNMTSPSAVAGLPGQANYAASKGGLIGLTKTLSRELAPRGVLVNAVMPGLIETDMTAAIPEATREAHLRNVPVGRLGTTADVAEVVAFLSSDAAAYVTGQVIGVDGGLV, from the coding sequence GTGTCGTTCGCATCGCTAGCCTTGACGGGCCGGGTGGCGCTGGTCACCGGGGGGACGCGCGGGATCGGGCGTTCCATCGTCGACATCCTGGTTGGTCGTGGGGCCGCCGTGGCGTTCACCTACCGCCAGCGCGCGGATCTGGCGCATGAGATAGTGGCCTCGATCGAGGCAGCCGGCGGCAAGGCCTGGGCGGGCCCGTGCGACGTGGCCGACGAGGCGCAGGTGCAGGCGATGGTGGCCGACGCCGCGGCCGCGCTCGGGCCGATCGACATCCTGGTGAACAACGCCGGGGTCACGCGCGACGGCTACCTCATGATGATGGACCGCGAGAAGTGGGAGTCCGTGCTGCGGCCCAATCTCGACGGGGCTTTCTACTGCACGCGGGCCGTCGTGCGCGGAATGCTGGTCCGGCGGTGGGGGCGCGTGGTCAACATGACCTCGCCGAGTGCCGTGGCGGGGTTGCCCGGGCAGGCCAACTACGCGGCGTCGAAGGGCGGCCTCATCGGGCTGACCAAGACGCTCTCGCGAGAACTGGCGCCCAGAGGCGTGCTGGTGAACGCGGTGATGCCGGGACTCATCGAGACCGACATGACCGCAGCGATTCCAGAGGCGACGCGTGAGGCCCACCTGCGCAACGTGCCCGTCGGTCGACTGGGTACGACGGCCGACGTGGCCGAGGTGGTCGCGTTCCTGAGTTCAGATGCCGCCGCGTACGTCACCGGACAGGTGATTGGCGTGGACGGCGGTCTCGTGTAA